The segment TCACAGGACCGTTGTTCCAAGTCTGCAAGATTGTGTGCTCTTTAGGAAGAACCGATGATTCCACCTTGATTTGTGCATCCAACAGAACATCTTCCCAGTAAACAGCTGTCCTGTTCTGTGACACAATGTAAGGTAACGTCGAGTTTATGTACTTTTCAAGAAGCTGGCTTAGTGTTCCACCAGAGGACAAGAAGGAAGTGATTGCAGGATCTGTTTTCCAACAGCCTGGGATGACTTCATCTCCACCTCCATGAAAGAAAGGCTCAGGGAATAGCTTAGCCACATCTTGTATAACGTTTTTAACAACTTCATATGTCTTTGGATTCAAGGGGTTAAGCTGACCAGTCCCCGGTTCACTGGCTAACCGCTCGTCCCAGCTTTTTCCAGCTGGCCACCAGAACATGTTCCCACATGTGACAATGTCCGGGTAAGCTTCTCCCCATGAACCTGTATGGCCTGTAAAGTTTCAACAGTATCCATTAGAACcaagatatgttagcaaatcaAGCATTGAGTGACCAAAGACCCGAAAAGTACCCAAAATTTTACCCAAGaactatattttcaaaattatgaaattttacgtGAAACCCGAAACTATAACTGAATGCTTGAACCCAAAACTTAGAAGTATATCCGTAATACCAAAAATAAACCGAAATACCcaaatatatctaatatataCAATAGTTTTTGAACCCGGACCCGAACCTGTACCCATGGGTCCTGAACAAAACTATCCAACAGGTTAGTTCGCCTTTACCCGGATCCTAACCGAACATGTTTTTTTGGGTCAGTTTAGGGTCGGATTTTCGAGTCTAAAATGCTCAGGCCCTCAGTGACTCACCAGGAGTGTCTATTTCAGGAAGAACCCTAACACCATGCTCCAAACCAAACTGAACAATCATTGAGACATCTTCAGGAGTGTATACCATGTCCGGTCCATAAGATCCCTTTGCAGCAAGTGAAGGCTCAGAAGGAAGCACCAATGGGAAAGAATGTGAATCAGTAATGTGCCAATGAAACACATTGAGTTTGTTTGCACTCATAGCTTTGATGGTCCTTGTTATATCCTCTACTCCATAGTAGTTCCTTGATGTATCTAGCAACACTCCTCTATGACCAAACAAAGGAGAGTCCTGAATGTAAATACCAACTGGTGCACACAACTCAGGAGCTTTTCCCCAAATCATCTGAGAGAATGTCTCAAGGCCATGCATAGCTCCCCAAACTGAATGAGCTGATAAGTGAGCTGAGGAGCTTTTAATGGGGATGGAGAGGGTGTAAGACTCGTTAACACCGTGGTGAAGGGGAAGAGAAAGATCTGTGATAGTGACTACAAGTTTGCTTAAGGTGTAGCCTTTCATAAGTTTGATGGAACTGGTGATGAGAGGAGAGTAATTCTCTGAGTGGATTAGGTTGTTGTAGCGTGTAACGGAGACTGTAAGGTGTTGGTGTTGAGGGGAAATGATGGTGAAGTCTGGAGAGAGAGTGATGGCTTTGTGTTGTGGCCATGATAGAAATCTTGGCTTTGGCCAAAGGTTGATAGGTGAGGCAGTGGAGAGAAACGGAGAAAGAAGTGAAATGAAGAAGATTAGTAGCAGATGAAGCTTGGGAAAAGTAAACATGATTGTTCCTGGTTTTAACCACAAGGTGTTTCAACTATCATTTGGTATTCAAAACTGCAAAGGGAAGAAACCAAATATAGTAATTGCATCACTAGATTAAACATTTAGACAGGAAGCAGCAGTATTAGAAATAAGAAGAGATCCAAGTGATACTGTTCAATTCAAGTGACTTATCCCTAGAAGTGATACCTCTAAAAGGGGAACTTGGATTAGTTAGCCAAGCTTAAGCTTTCTATAAGGAGTTGGAGTTGCAGAGAACCGTTAAGAGAGGAGATAAAACTTACAGTTTAACGGTGGAGGCGAGCGACGACGAAGGCTGGTTGTCTTGATGAAAATGCAATAAATAAATGTGTGGACTACTTCACTTCCGGATAATAAGATCTGAGATTGATAGTGATGCATTCATTACCCTTACCCTTAAATGTGTAaacgacaaaaaatattattaagttatgATTCAAGAATCTTCTTTATCTTTTTGTTAACAACTAAACATtaaattcttattttattactCTTTCTGcagggtgattggttgggttttATCTTTctactttagctttatttatttttaaatcattaaattttatcaatCATGCtgtacatttatttttaaaaattaaagtctacatcaagtttttatttagctttaccaatcatgctttaactttatttttaaagctaaaacaacaaaaataaagcaaaactttttcttatgtattttaggcaaaaatGCTATATCATCTTTTTATAGACTGTAgaatctataaaatgaaaaaaatatctataatatcaaataaattatataattataataaaaacttttataaatattttaattttgaatttgagtgttttttaattattaacatatttaaataatataaatattatttacatatcacattttaaattacaataaattttgataatttataaaaaatattaatataaattattttaattcatataaaataataattttatatatacaacacatatttcatatattttattttaagatatctacagcctataacttacagctacaacaaatttaactatAGCAAAAGTCTCTGCAGAAAAAATCTACAGTAACAACTTTACAGCTACAACCAATTTATCTACAGTTAAACGTCTACAGCTAAATTTTTAAAGACACAGCCGAACTAATCATGACCTATTTTAAGTGGATTTTAAGGTTTTTTCACAAAGATTATGAAAATACAAAGTTTTATGTTATATATCTTGGCAATATAAAAATAGTATTAAATAAAGctaattcaaccaataaaaaaaatacagtattttataattggttacaAATTTTAAGTGGCATTAAATTTTGactagaaaaatgaaaacatcacttattttgaaataaaatagaaatcCTTAAAAATCAATGGTATGGAGGGAGTAGTAGATTCGTTGTAATTTATCTGGCCACTGTTGTACTAGATTTTTCATCTAATGAACAGAAATGTTGCCTAAAAATAGAATAAGATGACTCGTTACCAAAAAAATTGATGTTTAGGATTTGCACATGTATttatacaaattaatatatactttaaattattggtttttgttagttttatttgtttctcGATAAAGTTTTCACttatgtttttagattttaatttatgttttagttttaaaaataaaatgcattaattaaaaatagaacatcaaattttatatacaaagaAACTAAAACTTCAATAGTTTGTATACGAATGTAGTATGTATAACTGTAACAGTGTCGGTAACAATCCATTTGGAGGTGGAGCTAAGAGTCTAAGAATATCTCCATCCTTACTACATTATTTAGTCcattatttattctaaaaaataaaGT is part of the Brassica rapa cultivar Chiifu-401-42 chromosome A09, CAAS_Brap_v3.01, whole genome shotgun sequence genome and harbors:
- the LOC103843598 gene encoding beta-hexosaminidase 2 — its product is MFTFPKLHLLLIFFISLLSPFLSTASPINLWPKPRFLSWPQHKAITLSPDFTIISPQHQHLTVSVTRYNNLIHSENYSPLITSSIKLMKGYTLSKLVVTITDLSLPLHHGVNESYTLSIPIKSSSAHLSAHSVWGAMHGLETFSQMIWGKAPELCAPVGIYIQDSPLFGHRGVLLDTSRNYYGVEDITRTIKAMSANKLNVFHWHITDSHSFPLVLPSEPSLAAKGSYGPDMVYTPEDVSMIVQFGLEHGVRVLPEIDTPGHTGSWGEAYPDIVTCGNMFWWPAGKSWDERLASEPGTGQLNPLNPKTYEVVKNVIQDVAKLFPEPFFHGGGDEVIPGCWKTDPAITSFLSSGGTLSQLLEKYINSTLPYIVSQNRTAVYWEDVLLDAQIKVESSVLPKEHTILQTWNNGPVNTKRIVAAGYRVIVSSSEYYYLDCGHGGFLGNDSQYDQQGGGGGSDGGSWCAPFKTWQTIYNYDITDGLVDEEERKLVLGGEVALWSEQADPTVLDSRLWPRASAFAESLWSGNRDERGVKRCGEALDRLNRWRYRMVKRGIGAEPIQPLWCLRNPGMCNAAVHSASEDL